From the Lolium rigidum isolate FL_2022 chromosome 2, APGP_CSIRO_Lrig_0.1, whole genome shotgun sequence genome, one window contains:
- the LOC124693010 gene encoding uncharacterized WD repeat-containing protein C2A9.03-like: protein MSNYHDEHVEMEDDFDMDDPADAMADGQQEQGLRDSDSEDEDGRSNDKIPDTSAADARRGKDIQGIPWERLAITREKYRQTRLEQYKNYENIPNSGEAAAKECKLTEKGGMYYEFRQNTRSVKSTILHFQLRNLVWATSKHDVYLMSHFSVLHWSALSSADTELINVQGHVAPREKHPGSLLEGFSQTQVSTLAVKDNLLVAGGFQGELICKHLDREGISFCCRTTYDDNAITNAVEIFNTSSGAVHFMASNNDSGVRDYDMERFQLCKHFQFDWPVNHTSLSPDRKLVVIVGDDPDGLLIDANSGKTLHSMKGHHDYSFASAWSPDGRTFATGNQDKTCRIWDARNLSKAVHVLKGNLGAIRSIRFTSDGQFLSMAEPADFVHIFDVKSDYNRRQELDFFGEISGMSFSPDTDALFVGVWDRTYGSLLQFRRLYNNSYLDSML, encoded by the exons ATGTCCAACTATCATGACGAGCACGTCGAAATGGAGGATGATTTTGATATGGATGATCCTGCCGATGCCATGGCGGACGGGCAGCAGGAGCAGGGACTAAGGGACTCCGATTCGGAGGACGAAGACGGGCGATCG AATGATAAAATCCCAGATACTTCGGCAGCGGATGCAAGAAGAGGAAAAGACATTCAAGGAATACCATGGGAGAGGCTAGCTATCACTCGTGAAAAATACAGGCAGACCAGATTAGAGCAGTACAAAAACTATGAGAACATTCCTAATTCTGGAGAAGCAGCAGCCAAG GAATGCAAACTGACGGAGAAAGGTGGAATGTATTATGAATTCAGACAAAATACTAGATCAGTAAAATCAACCATCCTACATTTTCAG CTGAGAAATTTAGTATGGGCTACATCCAAGCATGACGTCTACCTAATGTCACATTTCTCAGTACTTCACTGGTCAGCATTGAGCAGTGCGGATACTGAACTTATAAATGTCCAGGGTCATGTGGCACCAAGGGAG AAGCACCCTGGAAGTCTATTAGAGGGGTTTTCTCAGACTCAAGTTAGTACCTTGGCAGTCAAGGACAATCTGCTAGTAGCTGGTGGATTTCAAGGAGAACTAATATGCAAG CACCTTGATCGAGAAGGAATAAGCTTCTGCTGTCGAACAACGTATGATGATAATGCTATTACTAATGCAGTTGAGATATTCAATACTTCTAG TGGTGCTGTTCATTTTATGGCATCGAATAATGACTCTGGTGTACGAGACTATGACATGGAGAGATTCCAGCTATGCAAGCACTTTCAGTTTGATTGGCCAGTGAAT CATACATCACTGAGTCCTGACAGAAAGCTTGTTGTTATTGTGGGGGATGATCCTGATGGGTTACTTATTGATGCCAATTCAGGAAAG ACTCTTCATTCCATGAAAGGTCATCATGACTACTCATTTGCATCGGCCTGGAGCCCTGATGGCCGAACATTTGCTACTGGGAACCAAGACAAGACATGCCGAATTTGGGACGCGAGAAACCTATCAAAAGCCGTCCATGTATTGAAGGGTAACCTTGGAGCCATTAGATCAATCCGCTTTACTTCAGACGGGCAGTTCCTGTCTATGGCTGAACCAGCAGACTTTGTCCACATCTTCGATGTCAAGAGCGATTACAACAGAAGACAAGAGCTGGACTTCTTTGGCGAGATATCTGGGATGTCCTTCAGCCCAGACACAGACGCCCTTTTTGTTGGCGTGTGGGATAGAACATATGGCAGCCTCCTCCAGTTCCGCCGCCTGTATAACAACTCATATCTTGACTCGATGCTTTGA